The genomic DNA ACCGTGACCAGACGGCGCACCAGTGGGGAGGCCAGGCCTTCTTTCAGTTGCACAAACGGATTGAGGTGCTTCAGGTCAAAAGTGCGGCTGCGGCGTTCTCTGGGCAGGCTTTCCGGGAGCACAAAATAACCCCACAGCAGGTTCAGCAGGCAGATGGCAGCAGCAGCGTACATGGGGGCACTGAGGCTCAGGTGGGACAGCAAACCACCCAGCGCAGGACCGGCAATCAGGCCAGCGCCCACCGTGGCCCCGATCTGTCCGAAGACCTTGCCCCGGTCTTCTTCAGAGGTGCTGTCTGAAACGTAAGCGAACAGGGTGCCCATGCCGCCTGCGGTCAGACCATCCAGGCAGCGGCCCAGAAAGAGCATGAACAGGCTCCCTCCAATGCCGAAAATCACATACCCGATGGCAGAACCCAGCAAGGCCAGCATCAAGACAGGTCTGCGTCCAAAAAGGTCCGAAAGGGTGCCCATCACAGGGGCAGAGAAGAATGAGAGCAGGGCATAACTGGCCCCCAGAATGCTGATCACAATGGCCTGCATTCCGGTGTCTGACACGTACTGAGAAACAATGAAGGGCAGCACGGGAAAGGCCAGGGACATGCCCAGTGCAAAGAGGAACGTGGTCACCAGCAGGAAATAAACAGAGCTTTTTTTGAGGTTCGGTGCAGTCATGCCCCAAGGATAGCCAGCACCCCAGCCTGACCGATTGGAAAAAAACGACATCCTGATTTCAGGATCAATTGTCCAGGTCTCCCTCAGTCCCCCGGAAACGCTGCAGAACCATCTGGGCGTAATTTCCTGGGGTGCTGTGGGCCAGCAGCCGGTACTCCCGGATCAGGTGGGCCTGATCGAAGAAGCCCAGGTCGGTGGCCAGACCTGCAACATTCACCAGAGGGTCCTGCTGGATGCGCTGCTGGCTTTCATGAAAACGGATCAATCGGGCCAGCACCTTGGGGGTGATGCCCACCTGCTGGGCGAACTGGCGTTCCATCTGGCGTGGGCTGACAAACAGCTCTTCTGCCAGGGTGCTGATTTTGACCGAGCCCAGGGTTTCGTACAGCTTGAGGGCCGCCTGCACTGCTTTTCCCGGTCCATAGGCTCTGGAGAGCAGCAAGGACAGCAGCCAGTCTTCCACCAGCTGGGTGGCCCCATCCCAGTCTGAAAGTTCCAGCAAACCGCACACCTCCAGGCTGATTTTGCTGTACGTCAGGTGCAAATCCAGCGGTTCATCTCCGGCCTGCCAGTTCAGAAGCTGTCTGGCACCCCAGGGGTAGAGGTCCACCCCCAGCGTGCGGTTGAGTCCATGGGCCAGCATCGGCTGGGGTTGCAGCAGCATCCCCGCCAGGGAAGCAGAGGGAAATGCGATGGGGCCTTCTGACTTCAGGGTCCAGTTCTGCCCGGTTGTGAAGGTGATGCGCACCATGCTTTCAGGCAGCATCTGGTGTTGCACCGGACGGTCAAAGGGCAGGGATTCCCACTGCCAGTACAACTGTGCCCAGTCCTGCAAGAGCGGATGGGGGGGCAGTGAGCGCACAATCATGACCTCACTTTATAAGATGGTCGCCCGAATCAAGGGGCCACCAGAACAAACAGGCACCAGAACAGGATTGTGCAGGTGCTTCTTTGTCAGTGGCTTTCAGCAAGGAAGGGATGAACGTTTTTCAACCTGTTGTGGCATGCACATTTTCAACACCATGCTCAGCGCTGCAGATCGTCCGGGTCTTCCTCTGGCAGGTGTTGTGCAGGGGCAGCAATGGCTTTTTTGGCTCCTCTGGTGACCAGCACCCGGTGGCTGCGCAGGGACATCTCATCCACCACCTCCTCAACCTCCTGCATGTTGTGCAAGCTTTTCAGGTTTTTGCCCTGCACATGCTTTTCAAAGGTGCTCAGCACTTTATCCGGGGCAGCATTGCGCAAAAAAATTCTGGAGACATGCGGAACCTGCATGAAAGGCGCGGTGGTGACGCTGTAACACTGGCCCTCTTCAGAAAAGCCCAGCAGGGAGTACACTTCCCGGTAAGCCTGAGCGGCCCCCGGTCTGGTGTCTTTCACGCAGGCCACATAAGCCACCCACTGCTGGTTCTGGTGCAGCAGGTAAGCTCCGGCCACGGTGGGAGAGGGGGTGTGGGTGTAGGACAGCACTTCAAAACCATGTTGCTGCATGAAACCCACAGCGCGGTTCACCCCGGACCTGAAGTCTTCGGGGATCTCCTCAAAAGGAGCCAGATCTTCTGCCACCGGACCGGGAGCAGGATTGCCCTGATCGGTGTTGATCAGCCCGAACCTGGAAAGGATGAAGCCCAGAATCCCGAACCAGGGGGTGGGCGCGTGGTCCATCATCTCCTGCAGGGTGAAGCGGCTGAAAACCGGAACATAGTGGGTCTCTGACATGTGACCCGATGGTACAGGATCAGGTCAGGGTCTGTCAGCACATCCCTCAATCTGCAGCAGAGTCTTCGCCCGGAAAACCCGCTTCCTGCAGCAACTCCTGGAGGGTCCATGCTGGCTTTTCTGATGGTGTGGGTTGTTGCTGCACTGTACGTTGCTGGTGCCGTTTCACGGCTTCCTGGGCATACAGCAAAGCCATCTGTTCGTTTTCGGCCATGCCCTGGTCGATTTTCTGGTTGCCCTTCAGCACCTGCCAGTACACCCGGCTTCCTCCGCTCCAGCGTTGCTGGCGCTGGGCGCTTTGCAGGTGCAGAACAAATCCCTCAAAATTTCCATACCGGATGGTGTGTTTCATGCCTGGTCCTCATTTCGCATTTTCTGGGGTCCAGCCCACTTTGCGATCAGGTGATGAAACAAAAACCATCCTGGAACGGAAAACTCCGCTCCGTCGCAACCAGGGTTGGATGCCTTCAGACTAGAGCATGAAACAGGAGGCACAATGTGGCATTCCCCGCAGGAAACAACGGCAGGCATTCATGTTTTCTTGGTGCTTGGACAGCACATTGACGGGTTTTCAGGAATGTTCAACCCTCTCCAGTGCAGCATCCAGCCTTGCCTGCAAACGGGCTTTCACTTCGGGCCACTCTTCTGGCAGGATGCTGAACATCACGGTGTCGCGGGCGTAACCGTCCGGGCGCACCTGGTAACGGCGCAGTGTCCCTTCCCTGACCGCCCCGAGTTTTTCCACTGCCCTGAGGCTGCGGGCATTGCGGCTGTCCACTTTGAAATGCACCCGTCCGGCATCCAGCACCTCAAAAGCACGTTCCAGAAGCAGCATTTTCGCTTCTGGATTGGCTGTGCCTCCTCTGAATTTTGAGGTCAGCATGGTGCCGATTTCCAGCCAGCGGTCTGCCTCGCGGAGTTCGCTGTAGGAGATGCGGCCTGCCACCTCTCCGGTTTTCATGACCACCGCCCAGTTCACCCGGTTGGGGAGGTTGTTCAAATTCTGGATGTATTCGGTGAGGGATTCCAGGGTGGTTTCGCTGGGGCCGCCCCTGGAAAGGTAACGTGCAGAATCTTCATCCCAGTGCTGCAGAATGCCTGCTGCATGCTGGTCTGATAGGGGAACAAGGTCAAGGGTGCGTCCGTTTAAAATGGGTTTTTCATTCCAGAGTGTCATGCTTCATGGTAATGGGAATTTCTGTAGGTGTTGCAGGCCGACCGGTCTGGGTTTTGTGGAACAGCAAAATCCCCTCAACCAGAGGGGATTTGAAGCATGGGCTGGTTTCAGTCTTCAAGCCAGAACACCAAAATAATGCCCCTCTTCGAGGTCTTCCAGCAGCCCTGGATGGGTGGGTTCCCAGTCCAGCAATTCACGGGTGAGGGTGCTGGAGACGCGGCTGTCCAGGGACAGAAAACGGGCCAGCCAGCCGAAGTGCTCTGCGGCCTGATCTGCGGGGATGGAAGCGACGGGCACACCCAGATGCCTTCCAATCACGCCAGCAATGTCGCGCTGGGAAACGCCCTCCTCGGCCACACCGTGCAAAACAGAGCCAGCAGGGGCTTTTTCCACAGCGTGGCGAAACAGTCGGGCAGCGTCCAGACGGTGAACCGTGGGCCAGCGGCTGTTGCCCTCTTCGATGAAACCGGCAACCCCTTTCTGGCGGGCAATCTGGATCAGGACAGCCACAAAACCGGGGTCTCCCTTGCCGTGCACGGTGGGAGACAGGCGCAGCACGGATGAGCGCACCCCTTGCTGGGCCAGATCAAGGGTGGCCTGTGCCGTGGCAAATCTGGGGTGGGCAGAGGTGCTGCTTTTGTCCTGTTCGGTGGCGAGGCGTCCGGGGGCCAGTCCGACCACGCCAGAGGCAATCACCAGCGGGCGGTCTGAGCCTTTTAAGACTTCCCCGAAGGTTTGCACGGCCTGAAAATCGGTCTGGGCCGCAGCCTGGGGCTGGGAGAAGTCATGGTTGTAAGCGAGGTGAATGACCCCGTCGGCGGCGGCTGCACCTGTGCGCAGGCTTTCCAGATCATCGAGGGAGCCGTAATGCACTGCTGCCCCTGCGGCAAGAATGTTCTGTGCTGAGCGGTCTGAGCGGGCCAGTCCGATGACCTGGTGTCCTGCGGCAAGGAGTTCTGGGACAACAGCAGAGCCAATGAAGCCGGATGCTCCGGTGACAAAAATGCGCATGGTAAAACCTCCTGTGGTTCAGTGGGGCGCTGCAAGGCGAAGGCCCAGCACACCATCAATTGATGACAGTCACTGACATCAGAAGCATAGCACACATGTCAGTGACTGTCATCATTCAGGGCAGGTATAATCGGGAGCAAGATGGCCAGATGGGGAAGCAACGCAAGGGGCAGGCTGGAAGAAGCCGCCATGGAACTGTATCTGGAACGGGGTTTTGAGCAAAC from Deinococcus roseus includes the following:
- a CDS encoding SDR family oxidoreductase; the encoded protein is MRIFVTGASGFIGSAVVPELLAAGHQVIGLARSDRSAQNILAAGAAVHYGSLDDLESLRTGAAAADGVIHLAYNHDFSQPQAAAQTDFQAVQTFGEVLKGSDRPLVIASGVVGLAPGRLATEQDKSSTSAHPRFATAQATLDLAQQGVRSSVLRLSPTVHGKGDPGFVAVLIQIARQKGVAGFIEEGNSRWPTVHRLDAARLFRHAVEKAPAGSVLHGVAEEGVSQRDIAGVIGRHLGVPVASIPADQAAEHFGWLARFLSLDSRVSSTLTRELLDWEPTHPGLLEDLEEGHYFGVLA
- a CDS encoding helix-turn-helix domain-containing protein, which produces MIVRSLPPHPLLQDWAQLYWQWESLPFDRPVQHQMLPESMVRITFTTGQNWTLKSEGPIAFPSASLAGMLLQPQPMLAHGLNRTLGVDLYPWGARQLLNWQAGDEPLDLHLTYSKISLEVCGLLELSDWDGATQLVEDWLLSLLLSRAYGPGKAVQAALKLYETLGSVKISTLAEELFVSPRQMERQFAQQVGITPKVLARLIRFHESQQRIQQDPLVNVAGLATDLGFFDQAHLIREYRLLAHSTPGNYAQMVLQRFRGTEGDLDN
- a CDS encoding GNAT family N-acetyltransferase, which translates into the protein MTLWNEKPILNGRTLDLVPLSDQHAAGILQHWDEDSARYLSRGGPSETTLESLTEYIQNLNNLPNRVNWAVVMKTGEVAGRISYSELREADRWLEIGTMLTSKFRGGTANPEAKMLLLERAFEVLDAGRVHFKVDSRNARSLRAVEKLGAVREGTLRRYQVRPDGYARDTVMFSILPEEWPEVKARLQARLDAALERVEHS
- a CDS encoding MFS transporter yields the protein MTAPNLKKSSVYFLLVTTFLFALGMSLAFPVLPFIVSQYVSDTGMQAIVISILGASYALLSFFSAPVMGTLSDLFGRRPVLMLALLGSAIGYVIFGIGGSLFMLFLGRCLDGLTAGGMGTLFAYVSDSTSEEDRGKVFGQIGATVGAGLIAGPALGGLLSHLSLSAPMYAAAAICLLNLLWGYFVLPESLPRERRSRTFDLKHLNPFVQLKEGLASPLVRRLVTVAVMFTLPFSLMQIAQPLMSRDVLHWDAAHVGTVFMVAGVCDIIVQGFLLSWLFKRWGEKGVAQTGLVLGIIGIIGMALLPLFPSVVLMYASVVLIALGEGVFNAALTTLISLAVPEDEQGRTQGGVHAMNELAQVVGPLVGGQLYSRFGASASFGTCAGLIVLALGVLTGTHKVSREPVTA